The bacterium genomic sequence AAGGAATATGCAAATGAGTACATACCAACCTATTCGTAGAAAGATATTCTATAACCTTATCATTTAAATAGACAACTTCCAATGAACTAATTCTAATTCTTTCCAACCCTTCTATACGAGAGAGAGATTCAAGTAACCCTATTAACTCTTTCCCTGTATCTCTGCCGTAAGCACCAAGGTCAACTCCTGTCAAAACTATCTCTTTATAACCATTATCAACAAGATGTTTAACCTCACACAAAATATCTTCTTCCTTTCTACTCCTAACAGGTCCCCTAACATAAGGAACAATACAATATGCACAAAAGTTTTCACATCCGTCTTCTATCTTAACAAAAGCCCTTGTACGATTATGAAATTTTGTAATTATATTCAAACCTGCCAGTTTACTATTTAAAAGGGTTTCCTTATCATCAAAAACCTCAACTCCAGACATAGAGATAAACTGGTTACTCTTTTTCACAGCACAACCAGTAAGCCAAATCTTTTTACCTTTATTTACACTTTTTTGAACAAACTTTCGCAACTCAGATTCTGCTTTTTCAGTCACACAACAACTGTTTATAAGGACAATGTTGCTACTGTTAAAGTCAGACACCAAATACCCACAATTTTCAATATTCTCTCTCAACAACTGGCTTTCGTACTGGTTGACTTTACATCCGTAAGTTTTTATTGAAACCTTTAACATTATACTTACTTTACTGTTCCCATCTGAGTATATGAATGGATAAGACTTTTATCAGCAAGCACGCTGTTTTCCAATCTTGTATATTCGCCCATATATACTTCTTTTCCGACAACAGAATTTATTATATTAGAATTATTTTTTATTGCAGAACTGTCCAGAATAATTGTATCCTGTAAAACACAGTTTGGACCTACAAAAGATTCATCTCCAACCACAACATTGCCTCTTATTACAGTTCCTTCTCCTATATAAACATTTTTACCAACAGCAAGTTTACCTTCAATAAGAACATTCTTCTGTGAAGACCCGTTAACACAAAGTTTACATTCAGGATTAAACTTGCCAGTCAACATATCAAAATTTGCTTTTCTATAACTTTCTATAGTTCCAATATCTAACCAATAACCATAATGCGTATAACCAAACAAAGGTTTCTCCTGTTCTATCCAGAGAGGGAAGACCTCTTTTTCAACAGAAATCTCAGTATTTTCTGGTATTTCCTTTATAATATCTGGTGAATTAAAGATATAAACACCTGCATTAACAGTATCTGAGATAACTTCTTGCTGAGAAGGTTTTTCTATAAATCTTTTCACACCCATATCTTCTCCTGTTATTACAAGCCCATAAGAAGCAGGGTTAGAAACTTTTATAAGCCCAATT encodes the following:
- a CDS encoding NDP-sugar synthase, with the protein product MKALLLLGGLGTRMRPFTFETPKSLLPVCNIPLVWYQFALLKKYGIDEVVLGVGYKHLDFKKVLSLGKKMGLKVTLSVENKTLGTGGGIRNSYKYFSKKDEPILVFNGDILADFNLQKIMDFHKDKKASVTIGLIKVSNPASYGLVITGEDMGVKRFIEKPSQQEVISDTVNAGVYIFNSPDIIKEIPENTEISVEKEVFPLWIEQEKPLFGYTHYGYWLDIGTIESYRKANFDMLTGKFNPECKLCVNGSSQKNVLIEGKLAVGKNVYIGEGTVIRGNVVVGDESFVGPNCVLQDTIILDSSAIKNNSNIINSVVGKEVYMGEYTRLENSVLADKSLIHSYTQMGTVK
- a CDS encoding MiaB/RimO family radical SAM methylthiotransferase, which translates into the protein MLKVSIKTYGCKVNQYESQLLRENIENCGYLVSDFNSSNIVLINSCCVTEKAESELRKFVQKSVNKGKKIWLTGCAVKKSNQFISMSGVEVFDDKETLLNSKLAGLNIITKFHNRTRAFVKIEDGCENFCAYCIVPYVRGPVRSRKEEDILCEVKHLVDNGYKEIVLTGVDLGAYGRDTGKELIGLLESLSRIEGLERIRISSLEVVYLNDKVIEYLSTNRLVCTHLHIPLQSGSDNILALMRRRYTFSDYIERVALARKKIDGVTFTTDAMVGFPGETEDDFISTCETIEKIGFLKVHIFRYSKRRETLAYRLENHISESVKREREKALCELSEKISNRTKERFIGSFLDVLVEKKKGENVFGYSSNYIPVFFSEKRIANNRVVTVKAERLIDGKLFCVKV